The Biomphalaria glabrata chromosome 1, xgBioGlab47.1, whole genome shotgun sequence sequence gggtatgaaaccgagaccgtaTAGATAATCAGTTCTGCGCGCTAACCACATGACCATgcattgctcttaatctaatgacaaactaatagcctactattgataatatacctacacattacggaatgaaCACTACcagatatgtacaatatgtcagaagagcaattttagataatcttttggtattgagcattttcatttaggcctaaatggaactagaatgaggatgtagatctacctaaattaaactactaatttagcagtctcaatatctatatctactagatctagatctaaaatatatatttgggataatgtagatgtaatttagataagatttatataaaaaaaacactagataatcaattaatagactaattgcaaatctaaatattaaaatagtagattagttttagtattttataacattgcaatattgacatattgacaatctagactttagaaaaaaatctacactttaagcctagaaattaaaattatagatcttgatctagtctaaatcatggctgtctggtagtgcggtttgcgcgctggactgtcgtttggattcatcgatggtcccaggttcaaaccctgcctgctcccatacCCCATCGTCCTACGGGAGttttggactacaactctgaaggaacatccgaaacatgtaaaacaacaaacattctaaacttgACCatgaaattctagatctagattctataatgattttaattagaacttaaatctaaatctagttttaaaaatctagctcgtgtaagaaaaaaaatctagatctagtgtaaaaaatctagctctagtgtaaaaaaaatctagatctagtgtaaaaaatctagattagatctaaatctattatgtctttttaaaatgcgagtcacattacgaggtttaataaacattactataccgaaaAACACGGTCTATTTAGACTAAAACATATCATCAATACGAGCAGCATGttgagtgttcatagacattggtgcaccaagtgatttcttttagcatttcatttaaagaattaactccatatgatgtcaaaggaaaaaaatccaatacgtcacatggcctagttagactaaaaatgtcatctatacgagcagcttgtcgagtgttcGTAGACATTGGTGAaccgagtgagatcttttagcatttcattaaaagaattaactccatatgacgtcaaaggaaaaaaattccattacgtcacacgacctagttagactaaaaaatgtcatctatacgagcagcttctcgagggatcatagacattggtgcaccgaatttgttcttttagcatttcatttgatgggctagttagacttaatatatatattaatatatatataaaaggattaaagacgcattttttttgttttgtctgtcagtttgtctgtccgttatgttaatagcgattaaaattaatttccatTCCaaaacatcgcattagttttaagtttctattatagattgttccggatgtttttatatttaaagtgagaaaaaaataagaattccagattaatcaaatgccgttaattaaatttctgggatggtctgttatgaaaattagatgtaccataccCTTATGGAGATTTtatcaaaccatactttggtgttaggaagttgttttccttaaaaatcagagcataatattaacgataattagattttttaacgTTTGagatagaaagttaaatgtagtgtaagagagaagtgcgattttacataaatagagttaaactatttttcataaaaaatccagaacaaccaattttcgtaaatgagaaaattatttgttttatttattagaagagggatttcaaacatctattagcgttattagatttttcatataaaattcggatcatttttggtgacgatttgtaagaaaattaaggtaatgtaggtcaatttctttttcgaaacaaaatccggaacactctttaccgattaaacaacttttattatgtttcggcaagaaaattaactgtaaaataagtctaaaaattgattttcaataatcatttctagtaaattactttcttattttaaaatcctgaacctattgttgatatttttgaaaaaataaattatttgacataaatttgttttttataaaacaatatttggaacaactttatagttaatgaaatataaatcagtatagatatttttattttgcatttatatgctatttacattaaaaacccggaacaatatattaaagatcatgtgtttctttcacggtttaagcatggaaataaaatctactataacttagaagagcaaacaaatattcattggcaatgatttgtttttcacaaaacatccggaacaatctattatagatactttaaactattgcaatatttctgaatgaaaaattaaaggttaaatcagatttacaatagcctctagtgttatttgttaatctaatcgtgacggacagaccgaccaacagacaaaatgcacaaaaataagcttcttttattcggatgggggtactaaacaaaaaaaaataataaaatctgatttttaaaaaaagtttaaggaattggtttagcacctgaccATGTTGTgtgacgttacgctactgcacgaaagtcgctgcttaaaaagtccatttaaaaaaatgtgcatgatatttacatacaaagtgcattattagcctttataaacaaacagaaatgttttcttttaattttagaagctagttaaccagaaaaaacatctttaagtattatttatatttgttgtgaacatttcctgtacattttataaatatatttgacttagtgatactgaaaatacacaaaaattatccatctttgttagcatattgtaacattgcctcccttacatttacgtaattgttttagaataggtgtatttttatgaaaaaatcgctagcataattaattttataaattaaacggtttgcttttagaaaaccaaaagtagctgttgcatctaaacttttcaagccggatttaatgatgaaataatatttttcatatctcttctagttttcgagatctgagtgtgacagacggacagacagacagacggacattttgcacaaacctaatagcggctttttcccttacgggggccgctaaaaaggacTCAAGAAATACTGTCTAGCTTTAAGCATAACAACcatcaatgtaaaaaacaaactaaacataTACAttgttaatttataaaataatcaatgatTACATAGAAGcataattcataaagcgctggttgtgtgtgtgtgagtgagaatCTATATTGTTATAGTAGTTATGTTGTCGTGTACTATTGTAGTCAAACTCAATTTCCATTTATTAGGACCAATAAAATTGTCACATCTTGTGATGAATTCTGCTGATGGTGAGTTAATTTAACATTTTGTGTTCATTTTGATTATAAATTTATCAGAGatttttaggaaaaaaagtAGCAAGATTTATTTTATGCACCATACTTTCTGgatactttcttttttattttgcttgtattTTTCAATGATAAATGTGTTATAACTGAAATACTTGGTGGTGCAAGCAAGATTAAAAAGCTAGTAAGAAACAAGCTAAGGATTACCAAAATGATTTTAGTTTCATCTAGCTCTGACTGGATTTTTGTCATTGCATCAGCCTCTTTAGGATTctgttttgaaaacaaaacaacaacaaatgtttaataaatgtttaagaCATAACCTCTTTAATGGGGTTTTAATTATTATTCTGTTGAAGCTATCTGCTACCAGTGTTGCTAGATAATAACCATACTTTATTGTACCTGATATTTCTGTAATAGTTCTGTCAGTTGGGGATATGGTGCTTcactgaaacaagaaaaaaagtaatGGTCAATCTATACGAGAAAAGCAATGATCAATAACAAGCTTAATAACTACTTCCTTATCATgaatataaaactaaactactgcataaaaataaaactggtTACTACCACTATCTATAAAAAGGAAGAAATTAATTTTGTCAATAAGTTCAATCCTTAAAAGCTTCAAATATTTACCAATCCTTTTACTTCTTTCATTGAgatagtttttatttgtttataccCCCTTCCCAGCCCTAGCTCTgccataaataaattaaaaacatggAAGCTTATTCTATGGAGGCAGGACTTAAACCCAGAATGACTACTATCAGAATCATTATCCGCATTCATTGACCTGATAGTGcctatttataaacaaacaactttaaaaatagaaaaatatgtctagtttcaaaaaatatatacacatatatatatatacaccaagCTATACAGATCCAGCAGTTTTCACTAAAAAAGAGTCACGATGCTTCTTCATAAAGAGACATGATGAGCTCTACTAAAAAACTGCTGCTAGCGGCCTAACACATCCTACCGCATGGGGCATACATTTTAAACCTTACCTACAGTTgacattgttttattattggCAATGTATCTAGTATAGTGGTAAAACTATTCAGTAGAAAAGAGTAATCAGATTTGTTATTGTCAAAGTACAGTAAAACCACTAACTTTTCTTTAATTGTCGACCAATTAGGTTTTGGACATTTCTCTTGAAACTCATCTAGAACCTGGAACAATaacatatacaaataaataaaatacaataggATGCtgcaaacaaaatgaaatgtaaaaagtGGGTTAAATAACTATAATTGTCAAGGATATGACACGAGTTTCTTCAATTGGTCAAGTAAATGTTGTTAATATTATTTCAAGCTGTGTTACATAAAGCCATACCCATggcagatattttaaaaataaattaccttGTTTATTAGAGTGTGTGCAACTCTCTGTGGATATTCATGATCTGCTATGACAACACCAGACAGATTGTCACTTCTCACATAAACGTGACAGATATACTCTGATGAAATCAATGAATTAATttgaataagtttttaaaaaatttaaattgtttattatcCAAAAGTTAAAATTAAGAAGAAATCCAAACAAAATACTGACCACGCTCTTTAACTGAGGCTCTGGAAGCTGTGGCAGTTCTCTCAACCAGAATCTTGCTGGTAAACACCATGAACTCACTAACactttatttgaaataaaaaaataattatcccATGTCAGGTTATATATAAgaatgttattgatatttttatttatgcatTCAATTTGCTCAGATTATATTCTCccgaaaaattaaaataacttacccttttcagaccttgggatctaTGGGACAGCTGATGTAAATGTTTATGTGACTCACAGTTAACACAGGTGTCATGTGACTTACTTtaagaccaaccacctttactttttcccaacttgtgtcaggtacccattagagttattTTAACTCTGGGGTGCCATAAAAATCCCAGCATTCACAGGGAGACtccttggtttggaagccaagtgcttaaacACTCAGTCACCATATCCCCTAATTATTCCTACTTTGTATTAAATTTCAGAACAAAATTCTATTATAATGATTACAACTTGAAGTATTTTACAACACAATAAGTCACTAGGtagaaaataaatcttacatgGAAAACTAAACTTACGTAGATCTCTGAAAGTATCCAAATGATGAAAGTTCATTCTTTGAAGTTAGAATCTTCCCTTTTCCTTCTGGTGTTTTTAATAGAATAGCTATTGAATACAATTTCATGATGTGAACTAtatatttctgaaaataaaaaaatatttataaaaatatttttattataataatggATAGGAACttgtaataaaaattacaaCAAAGGCAGAAATAACAGACAAGTGCTCATTGGTTCAAATAGATGTAATTAAGCAAGGAAACAACTGTATCAGATATgttatcaatttgaaattttacATTACGCAGTGCTATActattttataaatgttattttcaAAGATGTCCTAATATCTCTGACcatgtttattttttcctttcaaatttaaggaaataaaaaaaaaagcttttaaaaaactgCAAAGGTATATTAATTGTAGTAAATAAAGTTggaaaaaattataatatgaaatcaaataaaaatgttcaatcTTTGCTGTTTATGCATTGATTATTTGATAAATCTGCATCAGATATTTTGAGCTTGAAAGCTGCATTTATagtgtaattttaaaattgtagaaaatgtgTGAAATAGTACACAAAATGGCCTCTTTTGATGTAACACGGAACACCTTGGTTTGGTTGTGAAGTAATATTCTACTAAAACCATAGaagagacatttttgttgaaACAGGTTAACAATATATAATCTTACGAGCTGACCCTTGGCGTAGCATACGTCGATATTTAGTGAGAAGATTACTTGTTACGCTCCTCCCCTTTTTTGTGTCGCGCTCTCTGTTGCAGCGAAAGTTacatggggtaactctagtccaatttgcagaaataaaagagttattttttcatgactttttcatcgagggttagagagtcagTGTGCGTGCGCAGTGTCCCACATATTGGGCAACGTAGATAATTACAAAATAGATTATTGCattatctatatctttttattttatatttattttagtattacTTAGATGTGGTCACAGCAGGTCATTCATAAAAAATGTGTGCACAGGTGCATCAAGTGGTGTCCTACTAATcttggaattttaaatttctatcaattgtaaaacaaagtaAATGCAGTCagtatatatacatactaaatattttaaagtttttagcctaaaaacattgttttataaATGGGCCCTTGAAAAGGTTATAATAGTCTTTTAGGTGAGAAAGGTTTACTCTATAATTTATGTGACATTAGTGAGATTAATTTTCAAAAGTGTATCATAAGAATGAATATTTTAGTATTAACTGCTATTTATACACATATTTTAGTtatgtttagatctcataaactaaaAGTGCTAATAAGAAATCTATTTCACCATGGTTGGTTTTCTGAAAGCTTGCACCCCTTTTgataaatcaaatatatatgtgtgtataataTTAGCTTACATTAAAACCATTTTCAAAACAGAGTGAGAAGACATACACTTAATTTTATTCAGTCTCTAAATCAGAAAATCACACAGTCTATAaggtaaaacaaaacagaaaatagAAACAGTCACTAACTCATCATTTTACTCATGAGTCAGTTATAAAATGTACTTAATAACTTACTTGAAGTTGTGCCTAGATAGATGAGTTTACTACTTCCAGATATAGATTTATGTACTAGTCAGTGGTGTTTACACAAAGTGACAATATGTTTACAATCACCAGAACTAGAGTAATACAGTAGTATGTATTACAGAGATTTAGTTAGTACAGTTTATATTTTTGATAGCAGAACAATCACTTCACAATCTTATTTTTGACCTAAAATCAAAATGATGGAATCAATATAAAGatcttttaaaaagcttttctgttttttttttatttacattacctaattttattttttttcaaaaccaaaaCATAAGGCTAATGGAAActagatcaagtctagatctaatatataggGAGGATTTAAAATAGTTAATGATAATCAataatctactgatctaaagtACACTGTAAACCAACCTAGATGAGGTCCAGACTTCTATGTATTTGAAACTAAAGTCTTAAGAAGTAAACAGCCttaaagctttttaaaatacctaaatctaccttcatagtttctgactctgatctagattctagattaagttaggttcccctttcaaaccttgcaatctagggcagatgatgtaatggtcatctgtttctgtggcctaaagTTATCGAGTgtcatggccagcacaatgagagcctttactttttcccaactaatgtcaggtattcattagagctgggtggatgccgtaaagatcccgaaattcaaaatccaagtcttcaacaagattcaaacccatgacCCCAGTTTGagaagccaagccctttaccACGCCATTGCGCCTCCAGATTCTAGATCACTCAATttatactagattctagattacaAAAAATAAGCATTACATTAGGATGACAACAGTAAACTGATTACATTGATTATGTATTGATTCTAGGTGTAATCAGCATAGACTCACTCTTAGTTcaagtctatttctagatcaagaaatctagattctagttttaaactttgtttattattaaaattaggggtgcaccggatagtactttttgatatccggccggggccggatatgaccggatagtaaaatttaatattcggccggggccgaaTATCTAAGTGTCTTGTTTaattaatagcttgtgttgctgaacattttacgaaactgttaaatagcatacctatattggttgggttttttttttctttatatactttattgttttaaactctgttactgattgatttattcaagcttaacagtatttctaaaaatctgtatagcatgagtgtctgtgtgtatgtacgatgccacaaactgtaaaggatgtgtatgaaggtcaatgtaaataatgttagtatatatttaactagttattaatgtaaatctcataagtaaagtgcaatctgcattgtatagtggtcggatgtatgtgttcatgaatttcagaccaacaac is a genomic window containing:
- the LOC106079120 gene encoding synaptobrevin homolog YKT6-like isoform X1, with the translated sequence MKLYSIAILLKTPEGKGKILTSKNELSSFGYFQRSTVSEFMVFTSKILVERTATASRASVKEREYICHVYVRSDNLSGVVIADHEYPQRVAHTLINKVLDEFQEKCPKPNWSTIKENEAPYPQLTELLQKYQNPKEADAMTKIQSELDETKIILHNTIEAVLQRGEKLDDLVEKSEGLSQQSKTFYITKKMAAFLLPLVEKCSLI
- the LOC106079120 gene encoding synaptobrevin homolog YKT6-like isoform X2, with translation MKLYSIAILLKTPEGKGKILTSKNELSSFGYFQRSTVSEFMVFTSKILVERTATASRASVKEREYICHVYVRSDNLSGVVIADHEYPQRVAHTLINKVLDEFQEKCPKPNWSTIKENEAPYPQLTELLQKYQNPKEADAMTKIQSELDETKIILHNTIEAVLQRGEKLDDLVEKSEGLSQQSKTFYITAKKTNQCCTIL